The following proteins are co-located in the Fluviicola sp. genome:
- a CDS encoding SDR family oxidoreductase — MTRSKIALVTGGSRGLGRDMAVSLAKKGLNMILTYHSNQKEAEKVVDEILSLGQKAIAYRLDLTDPKSFDTFLKEMQAHLMEHEGNPNIDFLVNNAGFIHYAGLDAITEEQLDELFLVHFKGPFLLTQKIIPFLNENGGIVNVSSGLTRFATPGYGTYAAMKGAIEKYTVYLAKELGDRRIRANVVAPGAIETDIQGGAVRDNPELNHLLASQTALGRVGLPDDIGSVVAFLCSDDAKWVNAQRIEISGGANL, encoded by the coding sequence ATGACAAGAAGTAAAATCGCACTCGTAACAGGAGGTAGCAGAGGACTTGGACGGGATATGGCTGTCAGCCTGGCCAAAAAAGGGTTGAATATGATTCTCACATATCATTCCAACCAAAAAGAAGCTGAAAAAGTAGTGGATGAGATCTTATCGCTGGGTCAAAAAGCAATAGCGTACCGTTTGGACCTCACCGATCCAAAATCCTTTGACACTTTTCTGAAAGAAATGCAGGCACATTTAATGGAACACGAGGGAAATCCGAATATTGATTTCCTGGTCAATAATGCCGGGTTTATTCATTATGCCGGTTTGGATGCTATCACTGAAGAGCAATTGGATGAATTGTTCCTGGTGCATTTCAAAGGACCTTTCCTGCTTACTCAAAAAATAATTCCCTTTCTCAATGAAAACGGCGGAATTGTAAATGTGTCCTCCGGTTTAACGCGCTTTGCAACGCCTGGCTACGGAACTTACGCTGCTATGAAAGGAGCAATCGAAAAGTACACGGTTTACCTGGCAAAAGAATTGGGAGATCGCCGGATCAGGGCAAATGTCGTTGCTCCAGGAGCAATTGAAACAGATATCCAGGGGGGCGCCGTGCGCGACAACCCGGAATTGAATCACCTGCTTGCTTCCCAAACAGCATTGGGGCGTGTAGGGTTACCGGACGATATCGGAAGTGTAGTTGCTTTCCTGTGTTCGGATGATGCGAAATGGGTAAATGCACAGCGCATAGAAATTTCAGGAGGAGCCAATTTGTAA
- a CDS encoding T9SS type A sorting domain-containing protein gives MKRKISSILLLFLASISHSQVVTDDLNWVSSTPVSSATSPNFDFCGGSTVNYRITSGTHQFMNVSGAPNGIIIPANTLTDVSTAIPINIEFSSEVCNLRIHFVDIDGLQNESITDISPAYSSLTAPFFDPGSSMDAVDATTDNASGWVTWTGTLSNVTFTHSRPGAGFGLIVDSIYFECCNPCPCPYEVELTAVNSVEPDGSTSSEVTINTMGEAVRSICIDLPFYVSNVDDNCLKCDPAKTEQFGTIVSAGTISGATGVLHDPHNLGYSRKICWNFPVPTVVNTSVQLDLSFPPVLDLSCCKNSVSYCYDVKFVNKDCSSCEFTVCTKFPQAAAPKAGNPAQQDEQGAVLSPYNDFIATNGFLVTPNPSDGKVEVQITDETLIGGKLAVSTSAGKTVLTAPVNRTTETFHVSTFSKGTYVVSIENNGHISSTMLIVK, from the coding sequence ATGAAAAGAAAAATCTCAAGCATCTTGCTATTATTCTTAGCAAGCATTTCACACAGCCAGGTCGTAACTGATGATTTAAACTGGGTATCATCGACTCCAGTCAGTTCAGCAACCAGTCCCAATTTTGATTTTTGCGGCGGTTCAACTGTAAATTACCGAATTACCAGCGGAACTCACCAGTTTATGAATGTGAGCGGAGCTCCGAACGGAATTATCATTCCCGCAAACACCCTTACCGATGTTTCTACGGCTATCCCGATAAACATTGAGTTCTCCTCGGAGGTCTGTAATCTCCGGATCCATTTTGTAGACATCGACGGACTCCAGAATGAAAGTATTACCGACATTTCGCCTGCATACAGCAGTTTGACCGCACCGTTTTTCGATCCGGGTTCTTCCATGGATGCCGTGGATGCAACAACTGATAATGCTTCCGGATGGGTTACCTGGACCGGTACACTGAGCAATGTTACTTTCACCCATTCACGCCCGGGTGCCGGTTTCGGATTAATTGTGGATTCCATTTATTTTGAATGCTGTAATCCGTGCCCATGTCCTTACGAAGTAGAACTTACAGCGGTAAACTCTGTAGAGCCGGATGGATCTACCTCGTCTGAAGTAACCATTAACACAATGGGAGAAGCAGTGCGTTCCATCTGCATTGATCTTCCATTCTATGTGTCCAATGTGGATGACAATTGCCTGAAATGTGATCCGGCGAAAACGGAACAATTCGGAACCATTGTCAGCGCCGGAACTATCTCGGGTGCAACCGGTGTGCTGCACGATCCGCACAATCTGGGGTATTCCCGGAAAATTTGCTGGAACTTCCCTGTTCCTACGGTTGTTAATACCAGCGTTCAACTGGATCTGAGTTTCCCTCCGGTACTGGATTTGAGTTGCTGTAAAAATTCGGTCAGCTATTGCTACGATGTGAAATTTGTCAATAAAGACTGTTCTTCCTGCGAATTTACGGTGTGTACCAAATTCCCGCAGGCAGCCGCGCCAAAAGCAGGAAATCCGGCTCAACAAGACGAACAGGGAGCCGTACTTTCACCCTACAATGATTTTATTGCAACCAACGGGTTCCTGGTAACCCCAAATCCTTCCGACGGAAAAGTAGAGGTCCAAATAACCGATGAAACACTTATCGGCGGGAAATTAGCGGTGAGCACAAGTGCCGGTAAGACGGTTCTTACTGCTCCTGTAAACAGAACGACTGAAACATTCCATGTATCCACATTTTCCAAAGGAACCTACGTGGTTTCGATCGAGAATAACGGGCACATTTCCTCCACGATGCTGATCGTGAAATAA
- a CDS encoding AraC family transcriptional regulator — MKIPQKIMARQHEITADYLKELDKHLLDIEEGRADKMFGIRDFANILHIHPTHLTNTVKLTTGNHPCFYYEEKILVIAKRMLAENNRSIAEIAAHLTYDPSNFTKFFKHFSGMTPKQYRETLLLQKTEILTI, encoded by the coding sequence ATGAAAATTCCTCAGAAAATAATGGCCCGTCAACACGAGATTACCGCTGATTATTTGAAAGAACTGGATAAGCATTTGCTCGATATCGAGGAGGGTAGGGCCGATAAGATGTTTGGCATCCGGGATTTTGCCAATATCCTGCATATTCATCCGACCCATTTGACAAACACGGTTAAACTGACGACCGGTAATCATCCGTGCTTTTATTACGAAGAAAAAATACTCGTTATAGCCAAACGCATGCTTGCTGAAAATAACAGGAGCATTGCTGAGATTGCAGCGCATTTAACGTACGATCCGTCCAACTTTACCAAATTTTTCAAACATTTCTCCGGGATGACTCCGAAGCAATACCGGGAAACATTGCTTTTGCAAAAAACTGAAATCCTCACCATTTAA